A section of the Telopea speciosissima isolate NSW1024214 ecotype Mountain lineage chromosome 3, Tspe_v1, whole genome shotgun sequence genome encodes:
- the LOC122656203 gene encoding F-box protein CPR1-like — translation MELGEWKLQLGRRSEGSKSVPNLPLEVIMIILHRLPVKCLLRFRCVCKSWRQLINEPIFVEMHLRRSIENNLSLIISKDLNHFYSIDYDVCDDEKRAVKLDETQFPNFRIVGSCNGLLCLANQKNVFLWNPSTREFKQLPDFAVKFQGRIVNSWGLGYDPKAKEYKVIRIVNIYNAELGSLPHPTEVMVCTLGTDLWRSLGNVPWFIYFCSSRVLATVVDGVPHWRETGFFYRTSYHFL, via the coding sequence ATGGAATTGGGGGAATGGAAGTTGCAGTTGGGGCGAAGAAGTGAAGGTAGTAAGTCAGTGCCGAATCTCCCGCTAGAGGTTATCATGATCATACTTCACAGACTCCCCGTCAAGTGTCTTCTACGTTTCAGGTGTGTTTGTAAATCCTGGCGCCAATTGATTAATGAGCCAATTTTTGTTGAGATGCACCTCAGACGATCAATTGAGAATAATCTCAGTCTCATCATTTCAAAGGATCTAAACCATTTTTACTCCATAGACTATGATGTTTGTGATGATGAGAAGAGGGCTGTAAAGCTTGACGAAACCCAGTTTCCAAATTTCAGGATAGTTGGTTCTTGCAATGGATTGTTGTGTTTAGCTAATCagaaaaatgtatttttatGGAATCCTTCCACCAGAGAGTTCAAGCAATTGCCCGATTTTGCAGTTAAATTTCAGGGTCGCATTGTTAACAGTTGGGGACTCGGTTATGATCCGAAGGCTAAGGAGTACAAGGTGATAAGGATTGTCAACATTTACAATGCTGAATTAGGTTCGCTTCCTCATCCAACTGAAGTCATGGTTTGCACGTTAGGTACTGATTTATGGAGAAGTCTGGGAAATGTTCCTTGGTTCATTTACTTCTGTAGTAGTAGAGTTCTAGCGACGGTTGTGGATGGTGTTCCTCATTGGAGGGAAACAGGGTTCTTTTATCGAACCAGTTATCATTTCCTTTGA